A DNA window from Pyrus communis chromosome 3, drPyrComm1.1, whole genome shotgun sequence contains the following coding sequences:
- the LOC137728128 gene encoding organ-specific protein P4-like: protein MNEQSMPQAIGGLLGVVPDSRQKKKADNCHENMKKPFVGTEEFEPRPNVSSYHDGESKAENSTKDTDSLPKSQAYPDKKSFVAKEGKQSSFDEDFEPRPDVNLYNE from the coding sequence ATGAATGAGCAATCTATGCCCCAAGCAATTGGAGGCCTACTTGGTGTTGTTCCTGATTcaagacaaaaaaagaaagccGACAACTGCcatgaaaacatgaaaaaacCATTCGTTGGGACTGAGGAATTTGAGCCAAGGCCCAATGTTTCATCGTACCATGATGGTGAAAGCAAAGCAGAGAACTCTACCAAAGACACTGACTCTCTTCCTAAGTCTCAGGCTTACCCTGACAAGAAGTCATTTGTAGCAAAAGAAGGGAAGCAGTCATCATTTGATGAAGATTTTGAGCCAAGGCCAGACGTTAATCTTTACAATGAGTAA